A single window of Methylacidimicrobium sp. AP8 DNA harbors:
- the dxs gene encoding 1-deoxy-D-xylulose-5-phosphate synthase, which produces MGRLLDEIDSPADLKKLPIGELPRLAEEIRQEMITVLAKNGGHIGPNLGVVELTIALHYVFQTPQDNIVFDVSHQGYVHKLLTGRRKLFPTIRQPNGLSGFLNRAESEHDCYGAGHAGTALSAALGMAVGRDRRGGKEHVIAVCGDAAFTCGITYEALNNVCEQTRRLIVVLNDNEWSIDKNVGAIASYFSRIVSHPAYSWLRDRAEEFLKKIPNRGVLRAARKAEEAVKSLLLPSVIFEELGLTYYGPVDGHDVGMLISMFEFLKQQEHPVLLHVLTQKGKGFAPAMEKQKKFHGLGPYHPVTGETPKSETVTCSQVFADTLIKLADQNRKVVAITAAMPNGTGLDRFQPKFPDRYFDTGIAEEHAVLFAAGLATKGFKPYCAIYSTFLQRAFDQIVHDVCLQNLPVVFCMDRGGLSGDDGPTHHGLFDISYLRCVPNITILHPKDEDELADMLFTAMHHPGPVAIRYPRGAGPGATVKPFPELIPIGRAEVLQHGRDVAILGLGMMIPMARALADALEAEGVSAAVINPRTVKPLDRGTLEFFARRVEAIVTIEDHVLAGGFGSLVLEALSDMGIAVPVVRIGWPDQYIEHGKVDQLRKKYGLTVEAALEKLRPILKGRQRSFGEIA; this is translated from the coding sequence TTGGGACGTCTACTCGATGAGATCGATTCGCCGGCGGATCTGAAAAAGCTTCCGATCGGAGAGCTGCCTCGCTTGGCCGAGGAGATTCGCCAGGAGATGATCACGGTCCTGGCGAAGAACGGCGGCCATATCGGGCCTAACCTCGGGGTCGTCGAGCTGACCATCGCGCTCCATTACGTCTTCCAGACGCCGCAAGACAACATCGTCTTCGACGTTAGCCACCAGGGATATGTCCACAAGCTCTTGACGGGCCGCCGGAAACTCTTTCCGACGATCCGCCAGCCCAACGGGCTGTCGGGGTTCCTCAACCGTGCGGAGAGCGAACATGACTGCTACGGGGCCGGCCATGCGGGCACCGCTCTTTCCGCCGCCTTGGGCATGGCGGTCGGCCGCGACCGCCGTGGGGGAAAGGAGCACGTGATCGCCGTCTGCGGAGACGCGGCGTTTACCTGCGGCATCACCTACGAGGCCCTCAACAACGTCTGCGAGCAGACCCGGCGGCTGATCGTGGTCCTCAACGATAACGAATGGTCGATCGACAAGAACGTCGGAGCCATCGCGAGCTATTTCAGCCGGATCGTCAGCCACCCGGCCTACTCCTGGCTTCGCGACCGGGCGGAGGAGTTCCTCAAGAAGATTCCCAATCGCGGGGTCCTTCGGGCGGCGCGGAAGGCGGAAGAGGCGGTAAAAAGCCTGCTGCTGCCGAGCGTGATTTTCGAGGAGCTCGGTCTGACCTACTACGGTCCGGTCGACGGCCACGATGTGGGGATGCTGATCTCGATGTTCGAGTTCCTAAAGCAGCAGGAACATCCGGTCCTGCTCCACGTGCTCACCCAAAAGGGGAAGGGCTTCGCGCCGGCGATGGAGAAGCAGAAGAAGTTCCACGGCCTCGGTCCCTACCATCCGGTGACCGGAGAGACGCCCAAGAGCGAAACCGTGACTTGCTCCCAGGTCTTCGCCGACACCCTGATCAAGCTTGCCGATCAGAACCGCAAGGTGGTGGCGATCACGGCGGCCATGCCGAACGGAACCGGACTCGACCGCTTCCAGCCGAAGTTCCCCGACCGGTATTTCGATACCGGAATCGCCGAGGAGCACGCCGTGCTTTTTGCAGCCGGGCTGGCGACCAAGGGCTTCAAGCCTTATTGCGCGATCTATTCGACTTTCCTGCAGCGCGCCTTTGACCAGATCGTCCATGACGTGTGCCTGCAGAATCTGCCCGTGGTCTTCTGCATGGACCGGGGCGGGCTATCCGGCGACGACGGGCCGACCCATCACGGCCTCTTCGACATCTCCTACCTCCGCTGCGTGCCCAACATCACGATTCTCCATCCCAAGGATGAGGACGAGCTGGCCGACATGCTCTTCACGGCCATGCATCATCCGGGACCGGTCGCGATCCGCTATCCGCGCGGAGCCGGTCCGGGCGCAACCGTCAAGCCGTTCCCCGAACTGATCCCGATCGGGAGGGCCGAAGTCCTCCAGCATGGCCGGGATGTGGCGATCCTGGGACTGGGCATGATGATTCCGATGGCCCGCGCGCTTGCCGATGCCCTCGAAGCCGAGGGGGTTTCGGCGGCGGTGATCAATCCTCGAACCGTGAAGCCGCTCGACCGGGGAACCCTCGAATTCTTCGCACGCAGGGTCGAGGCGATCGTGACGATCGAGGATCACGTCTTGGCCGGAGGCTTCGGATCCCTAGTTCTCGAGGCGCTCTCCGACATGGGGATTGCGGTTCCCGTCGTCCGGATCGGTTGGCCGGACCAGTACATCGAGCACGGCAAGGTCGATCAGCTGCGGAAAAAATACGGCCTGACCGTCGAAGCGGCTCTGGAAAAACTGCGTCCCATCCTTAAAGGAAGGCAACGGTCCTTCGGGGAGATCGCGTAG
- a CDS encoding dienelactone hydrolase family protein: MSKKSEWKEEVEITIDAICLPGTLEVPPEADGIVLFAHGSGSSRFSPRNRFVARFLQENGSGTLLFDLLTPEEEEEDERTASLRFDIAFLAERLFGATRWLRDFLGEPRRAFGYFGSSTGGGAALVAAAREGSEIAAVVSRGGRPDLAGDALARVRCPTLLIVGGADSPVLRLNREALQELRCEKELAVVPGATHLFEEPGALEQVARLAADWFRRHWPKSHPVRSES; encoded by the coding sequence ATGTCAAAAAAGTCGGAATGGAAGGAGGAGGTCGAGATCACCATCGACGCGATCTGTTTGCCCGGGACGCTCGAGGTGCCTCCCGAGGCCGACGGGATCGTCCTCTTCGCCCACGGCAGCGGATCGAGCCGGTTTAGCCCGAGAAACCGTTTCGTCGCTCGTTTCCTCCAGGAGAACGGCTCGGGCACGCTGCTTTTTGACCTGTTGACTCCCGAAGAGGAAGAGGAGGACGAGCGGACCGCCTCTCTCCGCTTCGATATCGCCTTTCTGGCCGAGAGGCTTTTCGGCGCCACGCGGTGGCTGCGGGACTTCCTGGGAGAGCCAAGGCGCGCTTTCGGCTATTTCGGCTCGAGCACGGGCGGTGGTGCGGCCCTGGTCGCCGCCGCCCGAGAGGGCTCGGAGATCGCGGCCGTCGTCTCCCGGGGAGGTCGGCCCGATCTTGCCGGGGACGCGTTGGCCCGCGTGAGGTGCCCGACCCTGCTGATCGTGGGAGGAGCGGATTCGCCGGTCCTCCGCTTGAATCGCGAAGCGCTTCAGGAGCTGCGCTGTGAAAAAGAGCTGGCCGTCGTTCCCGGGGCGACCCATCTCTTCGAGGAGCCGGGCGCTCTTGAGCAGGTCGCCCGCCTGGCCGCCGACTGGTTTCGCCGCCATTGGCCCAAGAGTCATCCCGTCCGTTCCGAGTCGTAA
- the zwf gene encoding glucose-6-phosphate dehydrogenase — protein sequence MNRTSLSPTVLVIFGAAGDLTWRKLVPALYSLSAEGWLPEKFAVIGVDRKEMTKDEFTAHLRSGVESFCRRKLDDASWSAFAALLCQYHSGDLTHPDTFEILAKAIADLRQQWGGDANPVFYLATLPSLIQAIATELGKVGLGKGTPGSRIVVEKPFGRDLASAQALNRSLAEVFEEKQIFRIDHYLGKETVQNILALRFANAWFEPIWDRRYIDSVQITVAETIGVEQRGRYYDQAGALRDMVQNHLLQLLCTVAMEPPVSFEAEEVRNKKTDVLHAIRPFPTEAVHRLAVRGQYGAGWVRGQHVPAYRSEPDVSPDSLTETFVALKVFVDNWRWQDVPFYLRTGKRLPQRISQIVISLRPVPHQAFPEIAVDQWHPNRMILNIQPKESILLSFQAKRPGPTIRLTPVDLRFSYSEAFKSESPEAYETLLRDVILGDGTLFMRADQVEAAWALVDPILQVWESNPPTDFPNYSAGSWGPEAAQVLIARDGRSWYESPEDGE from the coding sequence ATGAATCGCACCTCGCTCTCTCCCACCGTCTTGGTTATCTTTGGCGCCGCCGGGGACCTGACTTGGCGCAAGCTGGTGCCCGCCCTCTACTCCCTCTCGGCAGAAGGTTGGCTTCCCGAGAAGTTCGCCGTCATCGGTGTCGATCGAAAGGAAATGACCAAGGACGAGTTTACCGCGCATCTCCGTTCCGGGGTGGAATCCTTCTGCCGCCGGAAGCTCGACGACGCTTCCTGGTCGGCGTTCGCTGCCTTGCTTTGCCAGTACCATTCCGGGGACCTCACCCATCCCGACACCTTCGAGATTCTGGCCAAGGCGATCGCCGACCTCCGCCAGCAGTGGGGCGGGGACGCCAACCCTGTCTTCTACTTAGCCACCTTGCCCTCGCTCATTCAGGCCATCGCCACCGAACTGGGCAAGGTAGGGCTGGGGAAAGGCACCCCCGGGAGCCGCATCGTCGTCGAGAAGCCCTTCGGACGAGATCTCGCCTCGGCCCAAGCGCTCAATCGCTCTCTGGCCGAAGTCTTCGAGGAGAAGCAGATCTTCCGGATCGACCACTACCTCGGCAAGGAAACCGTTCAGAACATTCTCGCGCTCCGTTTCGCGAACGCCTGGTTCGAGCCCATTTGGGACCGGCGCTATATCGACTCTGTCCAGATCACGGTCGCGGAAACGATCGGAGTCGAACAGCGAGGAAGATACTACGATCAAGCCGGCGCCCTGCGCGACATGGTCCAGAATCATCTGCTTCAGCTCTTGTGCACGGTCGCTATGGAGCCGCCTGTCTCGTTCGAGGCAGAAGAGGTGCGCAACAAGAAGACCGACGTGCTCCACGCGATCCGCCCTTTTCCCACCGAAGCCGTCCACCGGCTGGCCGTGCGCGGCCAATACGGCGCCGGCTGGGTGCGCGGCCAGCATGTGCCCGCCTACCGGAGCGAGCCCGATGTCTCCCCGGACTCCTTGACGGAAACCTTCGTCGCTCTCAAGGTCTTCGTCGACAACTGGCGCTGGCAGGACGTTCCTTTCTATCTACGAACAGGCAAGAGGCTGCCCCAGCGCATCTCCCAAATCGTGATCAGCCTTCGGCCCGTCCCTCACCAGGCCTTTCCTGAAATCGCGGTCGATCAGTGGCATCCCAACCGGATGATCCTCAACATCCAGCCGAAGGAGAGCATCCTGCTTAGCTTCCAGGCGAAACGGCCCGGACCGACCATCCGGCTCACCCCGGTCGACCTCCGCTTCTCCTATTCCGAAGCCTTCAAGTCCGAATCGCCGGAAGCTTACGAAACCCTCCTCCGCGATGTCATCCTCGGAGACGGCACGCTCTTCATGCGCGCCGATCAAGTCGAGGCGGCCTGGGCGCTGGTCGACCCGATCCTCCAGGTCTGGGAATCCAATCCCCCGACCGATTTCCCCAACTATTCGGCCGGAAGCTGGGGACCGGAGGCGGCACAGGTTCTGATCGCCCGCGACGGCAGGAGCTGGTACGAAAGCCCGGAAGACGGGGAGTGA
- a CDS encoding NAD(P)/FAD-dependent oxidoreductase, producing MSAPDRFRTLRNHTFDVIVIGAGTGGLTAAALLARRGKRVLVLDQHTVPGGNATTFSRPGYTFDVGLHYLGGCHPNGLIPRILRAAGADPVFFEEMDPDGYDILLFPDLEFRVPKGIEAFRERLRNAFPGERRGIDRYCSLLRSLERLVHESANPAKTLWNLLRSPLLLRWANRSFADFLQSSTRDVRLRALLAGQHGNYALPPSRASLLIGAGVAEHYLEGAYYPRGGGQILSDCLAASIEAVDGNILLRSRAQEILVRNGRAVGVRFQNPYLGVQEVGARYVLSNADVKETLLRLIPEGVLPSRTRERARRWEMAPALFVAYLGVRRAALENRQTRSNYWIHSTYDHEAQYRQAARGEFPEAPSVFVSIASLKDPRNDSLAPAGIVNLQLMAVAPSRPEAWGVSAEAESGSRYRSSALYRERKEAFGRRVIELTRRAFPCLPEEIVYQEFSSPLTHSRYTLSTGGTGYGIAASPGQFLFGRPGSRTKLPGLLLCGASCRTGHGIAGAMMSGLMAAAAILGPRLMLEVLGKANSVGRCIPDIATVPPRVYDSERTG from the coding sequence ATGAGCGCTCCTGATCGTTTCCGCACTCTTCGGAATCATACTTTCGATGTCATCGTGATCGGCGCCGGCACCGGTGGCTTGACGGCGGCCGCTCTTCTCGCCCGAAGAGGGAAACGGGTGCTGGTTCTCGACCAGCACACGGTCCCCGGAGGGAATGCCACGACCTTCTCGAGACCCGGATATACTTTCGACGTCGGCCTCCATTACCTTGGAGGCTGCCACCCAAATGGCCTTATCCCCCGCATCCTGCGGGCGGCGGGAGCGGACCCGGTCTTCTTCGAAGAGATGGATCCCGACGGCTATGACATCCTGCTCTTCCCCGATCTGGAGTTCCGGGTACCCAAGGGGATCGAGGCGTTCCGGGAACGGCTGCGAAACGCCTTCCCCGGCGAGCGGCGGGGGATCGACCGCTACTGCTCTCTTCTCCGGTCGCTCGAGCGGCTTGTGCACGAGTCGGCAAATCCCGCCAAAACCCTTTGGAACCTCTTGCGCTCACCACTCCTGCTCCGCTGGGCCAACCGCTCGTTTGCAGACTTCCTCCAAAGCTCTACCCGGGACGTCCGGCTCCGGGCGCTCCTTGCCGGCCAACATGGCAACTACGCACTTCCTCCCAGTCGAGCCTCCCTGCTCATCGGCGCGGGAGTCGCCGAGCACTACCTCGAGGGAGCCTACTATCCCCGCGGCGGCGGCCAGATCCTTTCCGACTGCCTGGCCGCGTCGATCGAGGCGGTGGACGGGAATATCCTCCTCCGGAGTCGCGCCCAAGAGATCCTGGTCCGAAACGGAAGGGCCGTCGGCGTCCGGTTCCAGAACCCCTATCTAGGCGTCCAGGAGGTCGGGGCCCGGTATGTCCTTTCCAATGCCGATGTAAAGGAAACACTCTTACGGCTGATCCCCGAGGGGGTGCTCCCCTCGCGGACCCGGGAGCGAGCCCGCCGCTGGGAAATGGCACCCGCCCTCTTCGTCGCCTATCTCGGAGTCCGCCGCGCAGCCTTGGAGAACCGGCAGACCCGGAGCAACTATTGGATCCACTCCACCTACGATCACGAGGCGCAATACCGGCAGGCCGCGCGGGGAGAGTTTCCGGAAGCGCCTTCGGTATTTGTTTCGATCGCTTCGCTCAAGGATCCTAGGAACGATTCCCTGGCACCCGCGGGGATCGTCAATCTTCAACTCATGGCGGTGGCTCCCAGCCGACCGGAAGCGTGGGGAGTCTCCGCGGAGGCCGAAAGCGGCAGCCGCTACCGGAGCAGCGCCCTATACCGGGAGAGAAAGGAGGCCTTCGGCCGGAGGGTCATCGAGCTGACACGCCGCGCATTTCCCTGTCTGCCCGAGGAGATCGTCTATCAGGAGTTCTCCAGCCCGCTCACGCATAGCCGCTACACGCTCTCGACGGGCGGTACCGGATATGGGATTGCCGCCAGCCCGGGGCAATTTCTCTTCGGCCGCCCGGGGTCACGGACGAAGCTGCCCGGCCTGCTTCTTTGCGGAGCGAGCTGTCGCACGGGCCACGGAATTGCGGGAGCCATGATGTCGGGCTTGATGGCGGCTGCGGCCATCCTCGGTCCGCGCCTGATGCTCGAGGTGCTGGGAAAGGCCAACAGCGTGGGGCGCTGCATTCCCGACATCGCCACCGTCCCACCACGGGTTTACGACTCGGAACGGACGGGATGA
- a CDS encoding uracil-DNA glycosylase, which yields MRGEAERRRLGEGAPPTSCIAEIEKEVVACRRCPRLVAWREEAAAHPPKRYAGFRYWARPVPGFGDPQARLLLVGLAPAAHGGNRTGRIFTGDRSGDWLFRALHRFGFANQAISRDRDDGLQLFDCFVTAAVRCPPPENRPSPAERRNCYPFLARELDALVRIRVLIALGGLAFATLLRWVRQRWPEEAASSLPRSRTTFAHGAEFTLPEGRTLLASYHPSQQNTFTGRLTEAMFDAVFSRARALLEAGREGTLSGGESVKS from the coding sequence GTGCGGGGAGAGGCGGAGCGGCGGCGGCTCGGGGAGGGGGCTCCGCCCACTTCGTGTATCGCGGAGATCGAAAAGGAGGTGGTCGCCTGCCGCCGCTGCCCGCGTCTGGTCGCGTGGAGGGAGGAGGCGGCCGCGCACCCTCCCAAGCGCTATGCAGGGTTCCGTTATTGGGCCCGGCCGGTTCCGGGATTCGGCGACCCGCAGGCCCGCCTTCTCTTGGTCGGCTTGGCTCCCGCGGCTCACGGTGGAAACCGGACCGGCAGGATCTTTACCGGAGATCGGAGCGGAGACTGGCTCTTTCGCGCTCTCCATCGCTTCGGCTTTGCGAACCAAGCGATCTCCCGCGACCGCGACGACGGCCTGCAACTCTTCGACTGCTTCGTGACCGCCGCCGTCCGTTGCCCTCCGCCGGAGAACCGGCCGTCACCCGCCGAACGGCGCAACTGCTATCCCTTTCTCGCTCGGGAACTCGACGCCCTCGTCAGAATCCGGGTCTTGATCGCACTAGGCGGATTGGCCTTCGCAACCCTGCTCCGTTGGGTGCGGCAGCGCTGGCCGGAGGAGGCGGCCTCCTCCTTGCCGCGCAGCCGGACTACGTTCGCCCACGGAGCGGAATTCACCCTCCCGGAAGGGCGAACCCTGCTCGCCTCCTACCACCCGAGCCAGCAGAACACCTTCACCGGTCGCTTGACCGAGGCGATGTTCGACGCGGTCTTCTCCCGCGCGCGTGCGCTGCTCGAAGCCGGCCGCGAAGGAACCCTTTCCGGCGGCGAAAGCGTCAAAAGTTGA
- a CDS encoding glutaredoxin, with protein sequence MSQPKIIAYLKPTCGWSQGVRAILRKYQLSYEDRDIINVPAYREEMIRKSGQPFSPCVEVDGEMLADISGQELEEWLIAKGLVQASDRPVDVPTDQGCSGEHHSEIPVRINF encoded by the coding sequence ATGAGCCAACCCAAGATTATTGCCTATCTGAAGCCCACCTGCGGCTGGAGCCAGGGCGTGCGGGCGATCCTAAGGAAATATCAGCTCTCCTATGAGGACCGCGACATCATCAATGTCCCGGCGTATCGGGAAGAGATGATCCGGAAAAGCGGACAGCCTTTCTCTCCGTGCGTCGAGGTGGACGGAGAGATGCTTGCCGATATCAGCGGCCAGGAGCTCGAAGAGTGGCTCATCGCCAAGGGTCTGGTCCAAGCCAGCGATCGTCCGGTGGACGTTCCGACCGACCAAGGGTGCTCGGGCGAGCATCATTCCGAGATCCCCGTCCGCATCAACTTTTGA
- a CDS encoding nucleoside deaminase, with translation MPEPDPFLEAAIAEARAGLAEGGIPVGAVIVHGGRILASGRNRRIQWGSVIRHGEMDALENLGRRPASFYRSCTLYTTLSPCPMCAGAILLYRIPRVVIGENRTFPGSEELLRRHGVIIEVRDDAECRGLLAEFIRRSPAAWDEDIGLVADERAGGLISGL, from the coding sequence ATGCCCGAGCCAGATCCGTTTCTGGAGGCAGCGATCGCGGAGGCGCGCGCAGGGCTGGCGGAAGGCGGGATCCCCGTCGGGGCCGTCATCGTCCATGGCGGTCGAATCCTGGCGAGCGGTAGGAACCGAAGGATCCAGTGGGGAAGTGTCATCCGCCACGGCGAGATGGACGCGCTGGAAAATCTCGGGCGCCGGCCCGCCTCCTTCTATCGGTCGTGCACCCTCTACACCACTCTCTCGCCATGTCCGATGTGCGCGGGGGCGATCCTCCTCTACCGCATTCCGCGGGTCGTCATTGGAGAGAATCGCACCTTCCCCGGCTCCGAAGAGCTGCTGCGCCGGCATGGCGTGATTATCGAGGTGAGGGATGACGCCGAGTGCCGGGGGCTGCTCGCCGAATTCATCCGCCGGTCGCCCGCCGCGTGGGATGAGGACATCGGGCTTGTCGCGGACGAGCGGGCGGGCGGCTTGATTTCCGGCTTGTGA
- the xseB gene encoding exodeoxyribonuclease VII small subunit, translating into MAKTDAAENAGSFEEAFRRLQEIVTRMESGDLALEDLLDRYEEGMRLVKFCSDKLSLAEQKITVLGQGPGGQEPAVGTPQADPKGSALRGEEEKEG; encoded by the coding sequence ATGGCGAAAACGGATGCGGCAGAGAATGCCGGTTCCTTCGAGGAGGCCTTTCGGCGGCTGCAGGAGATCGTGACCCGGATGGAGAGCGGAGATCTGGCTCTCGAGGACCTGCTGGATCGCTATGAGGAAGGGATGCGGCTTGTGAAGTTTTGTAGTGACAAACTTTCCCTGGCGGAGCAAAAGATCACCGTTTTGGGGCAAGGGCCCGGGGGCCAGGAGCCGGCGGTCGGAACGCCGCAGGCGGATCCGAAGGGCTCCGCCCTCCGAGGAGAAGAGGAAAAAGAGGGGTAA
- a CDS encoding argininosuccinate synthase: MKIVLAYSGGLDTSVILKWLAERYRADVIAYCADIGQGEELNGLEEKARRSGASRCLIADLREEFVRDYVFPMLRAGALYEEQYLLGTAIARPLIAKKQVEIARELGADAVAHGATGKGNDQVRFELTFAALAPDLRVIAPWREWEFAGRADLIRYAETHGIEVPVTQAKPYSMDRNLFHISYESGILEDPWQPPPADLFRLTCDPEHAPGEPETVDLDFESGNCVAVNGKSLSPAGVLTALNEIGGRHGIGRIDIVENRFVGMKSRGVYECPGGTILRFAHRQVETLTLDREVMHLRDSLVTRYAELVYYGFWFSPEREFLQAAIEQSQRYVTGTVRLRLFKGALQTLGRKSPYSLYSPQLATMEADHGAYDPRDAGGFIRLNALRLRTAARRGRAS; the protein is encoded by the coding sequence ATGAAGATCGTTCTCGCCTACTCCGGTGGACTCGATACCTCCGTGATCCTCAAGTGGCTGGCGGAGCGCTACCGGGCCGACGTCATCGCCTATTGCGCCGACATCGGCCAGGGGGAGGAACTGAACGGTCTTGAGGAAAAGGCGCGCCGCAGCGGCGCTTCCCGCTGCCTCATCGCCGATCTCCGGGAGGAATTCGTCCGGGATTACGTCTTCCCCATGCTACGGGCGGGGGCGCTTTATGAGGAGCAGTACCTTTTGGGCACCGCGATCGCTCGTCCCCTGATCGCCAAGAAGCAGGTCGAGATCGCGCGGGAGCTCGGGGCCGACGCGGTCGCGCACGGGGCAACCGGCAAAGGCAATGACCAGGTACGCTTTGAGCTGACCTTCGCGGCGCTGGCTCCGGATCTGCGCGTCATCGCTCCTTGGCGGGAGTGGGAGTTTGCGGGAAGGGCCGATCTAATCCGCTATGCGGAAACGCACGGGATCGAGGTGCCCGTCACGCAGGCCAAGCCGTACTCCATGGACCGCAACCTTTTTCATATTAGCTACGAGAGCGGGATCCTCGAAGACCCCTGGCAACCTCCCCCGGCCGATCTTTTCCGGCTGACGTGCGATCCGGAGCACGCCCCGGGCGAGCCGGAGACGGTGGACCTCGACTTTGAATCCGGGAACTGCGTAGCCGTCAACGGGAAGAGCCTATCCCCGGCGGGAGTCCTGACCGCGCTCAACGAGATCGGGGGCCGGCACGGGATCGGCCGTATCGACATCGTCGAAAACCGCTTTGTCGGAATGAAATCGCGCGGAGTCTATGAATGCCCGGGGGGGACAATCCTCCGCTTCGCCCACCGCCAAGTAGAGACTTTGACGCTCGATCGGGAGGTCATGCATCTGCGGGATTCTCTGGTCACGCGCTATGCCGAGCTGGTCTATTACGGCTTCTGGTTTTCGCCGGAGCGGGAGTTTCTCCAAGCGGCGATCGAGCAGAGCCAGCGGTACGTAACCGGAACGGTCCGCCTCCGGCTCTTCAAAGGAGCTTTGCAAACGTTGGGGCGCAAGAGTCCCTACTCCCTCTACAGCCCGCAGCTGGCGACCATGGAGGCCGATCACGGGGCGTACGATCCGCGCGATGCGGGCGGCTTCATCCGGCTGAATGCCCTCCGGCTGCGGACGGCGGCGCGACGAGGGCGGGCTTCCTAG
- a CDS encoding TetR/AcrR family transcriptional regulator: protein MEEPNCGSTPHRGKRAPPSTARAYHHRRLREALSEAALAEIRLGGPKGLSLRAVAARVGVSPTAPYRHFRNKEGLLAALAAERFVEMPREMEEAGARIADAWEQLCILGRVYVSFAMSHPDHFRLMFGPELAEIERHPEAHEAADRAFALLDLSSKTWTGLRRV, encoded by the coding sequence ATGGAAGAGCCGAATTGCGGGTCGACCCCACATCGAGGAAAGCGTGCTCCGCCGTCCACCGCGCGCGCCTATCACCACCGCCGCCTGCGTGAGGCCCTGAGTGAGGCCGCCTTGGCAGAAATCCGGCTCGGCGGGCCGAAGGGCCTGAGCCTTCGTGCCGTCGCCGCGCGGGTAGGGGTGTCGCCGACCGCGCCCTATCGCCACTTTCGGAACAAGGAGGGCCTGTTAGCGGCCCTGGCGGCGGAGCGATTTGTCGAGATGCCCCGAGAGATGGAAGAGGCGGGCGCCCGGATTGCCGATGCGTGGGAGCAGCTCTGCATCCTGGGTCGCGTCTATGTCTCCTTCGCCATGAGCCATCCCGACCACTTCCGCCTGATGTTCGGGCCGGAGCTTGCGGAGATCGAACGCCACCCGGAGGCCCACGAGGCGGCGGACCGTGCCTTCGCTCTCCTTGATCTTTCTTCGAAAACGTGGACGGGGCTTCGGAGGGTTTAG
- a CDS encoding deoxyribonuclease IV, translating to MPGSSRKEAEGAAPPSRGRQPPVCPLSAPELRGRLLGAHVSIAGGIERAVERAAQCGFSAAQIFLKNCRQWTAPALGAEEALAFRRAASASGIYFFAHAGYLLNLAASSDPLAERSSEALREEVRRAARLGLPFLVLHPGAAAPGEDPDAALARLVRRLRALFPKEASPAGVRIALETMSGQGNQLGWRLEQLRRVLEELDDPERFAICLDTAHLWAAGYPLATPTGYRAFIGMLEGLGLADRVCAIHLNDSAAAFGSRRDRHEHLGKGSLGLAGFGPLLRDPRWSRIPMVLETPKVEGVEDDCRNLRAILPFLSGTRPEPLRKGPETDPVAEKSIGVPPTADL from the coding sequence ATGCCGGGAAGTTCAAGGAAGGAAGCGGAGGGAGCCGCCCCGCCATCGCGAGGACGGCAGCCTCCCGTTTGCCCCCTATCCGCCCCCGAGCTTCGGGGCCGGCTTCTGGGTGCGCACGTCTCGATCGCCGGGGGGATCGAACGTGCAGTGGAGCGTGCGGCCCAATGCGGTTTTTCCGCCGCGCAGATCTTCCTCAAGAACTGCCGGCAATGGACAGCCCCTGCTCTTGGAGCCGAAGAAGCCTTGGCCTTCCGCCGGGCCGCTTCCGCTTCCGGCATCTACTTTTTTGCCCATGCCGGCTACCTCCTCAACCTGGCCGCCTCTTCGGATCCCCTGGCCGAGCGATCCTCGGAAGCGCTCCGCGAGGAGGTGCGGCGCGCGGCGCGGCTGGGCCTTCCCTTCCTCGTCCTCCACCCCGGCGCCGCAGCGCCCGGCGAAGATCCCGACGCGGCCCTGGCCCGGCTCGTCCGGCGGCTCCGAGCTCTCTTTCCGAAAGAGGCATCGCCGGCGGGCGTGCGCATCGCCTTGGAGACCATGTCCGGACAAGGAAACCAGCTCGGATGGCGGCTGGAGCAGCTGCGCCGGGTTCTTGAGGAGCTGGACGACCCGGAGCGGTTCGCCATCTGCCTCGACACCGCCCATCTCTGGGCGGCCGGCTATCCCCTTGCGACTCCGACCGGATACCGGGCCTTCATCGGGATGCTGGAAGGCCTGGGGCTCGCCGATCGGGTCTGCGCTATTCATCTCAACGACTCGGCGGCCGCGTTCGGATCCCGGCGGGACCGCCATGAGCACCTGGGCAAAGGATCGCTAGGGCTCGCCGGCTTCGGCCCGCTTCTTCGGGACCCGCGCTGGTCGCGGATTCCGATGGTTCTGGAGACTCCGAAGGTGGAGGGCGTAGAGGACGATTGCCGCAACCTCCGCGCGATTCTGCCGTTTCTCTCCGGAACGAGACCGGAGCCGCTGCGGAAAGGGCCGGAAACGGACCCCGTAGCGGAAAAAAGCATTGGCGTTCCTCCGACTGCCGACCTATAG